From a single Brassica oleracea var. oleracea cultivar TO1000 chromosome C5, BOL, whole genome shotgun sequence genomic region:
- the LOC106295674 gene encoding protein IQ-DOMAIN 31-like translates to MGKPARWLKSVLLGKKQSKSSGSKDKERVVNGKEVVVISKIEESDVVSDLPSFGNATVHTSGVGDTQPTEHEAVSDDEIQLPEVQVQPTDSPNAASVVPDDSLSESDKIMQEIAATTVQAAFRGYLARRAFWALKGIIRLQALIRGHMVRRQAVATLCCVMGIVRLQALARGREIRHSDIGVEVQRKCPLNHQHLENKLPEDSVVDTHTYLGIKKLTANAFAQKLLASSPNVMPVHLENDSSNTIWLENWSASCFWKPIPQPKKTSVKKTQKKFASNSQKSVRKVPTSNVEHPSVAQTSFELEKPKRSSFRKFSTSQSAELPPPPPETPQVDLEKVKRGLRKVHNPVVESSIQPQGVTQKEIEKPSPALEEPVNNAFDVERTDEMSQPEELKHIHEPLVTNETLDSTLVSQIEENVMVEEKEDVKEERTPKQNNKENPARKEHKRSGKKDSPVTTTATTPTTECQESSNVNQNSSPGLPSYMQATKSAKAKLRLQGSSSPKQQVTEKATRRYSLPSSGNNARVTSDSPKTTRVSNSIGKTGKKTEKPLLNGKITPVEWKR, encoded by the exons ATGGGGAAGCCTGCAAGATGGTTAAAAAGTGTGCTACTTGGAAAGAAACAATCCAAGTCTAGTGGTTCTAAAGACAAGGAG AGAGTTGTGAATGGAAAAGAGGTAGTGGTGATATCAAAGATTGAAGAATCCGATGTGGTTTCAGATCTTCCATCCTTTGGAAACGCAACAGTTCATACCAGTGGTGTGGGAGATACGCAGCCTACAGAACACGAAGCGGTTTCAGATGATGAGATACAACTTCCTGAGGTCCAAGTCCAACCAACAGATTCTCCAAACGCTGCTTCTGTTGTACCTGATGACTCGTTATCCGAATCAGACAAAATTATGCAAGAGATTGCAGCAACAACTGTCCAGGCTGCCTTTAGAGGCTACTTG GCTCGGCGTGCTTTCTGGGCGTTAAAAGGTATAATAAGGCTGCAAGCACTTATCCGAGGTCACATGGTTAGAAGGCAAGCTGTTGCGACTCTCTGCTGTGTAATGGGAATTGTCAGATTGCAAGCACTTGCTCGAGGAAGAGAGATCAGACATTCTGACATTGGAGTTGAAGTTCAGAGGAAATGCCCGTTGAATCATCAGCATTTG GAGAATAAACTCCCTGAAGACTCTGTTGTTGATACACATACTTACCTGGGAATCAAGAAGCTAACTGCAAATGCGTTTGCTCAGAAG CTTCTAGCTTCCTCTCCAAACGTGATGCCTGTGCACTTGGAAAATGATTCGTCCAACACAATCTGGTTAGAGAACTGGTCAGCGTCTTGCTTCTGGAAACCAATTCCTCAACCTAAGAAAACTTCAGTCAAGAAAACTCAGAAGAAGTTTGCCAGTAACTCTCAGAAGAGTGTTCGCAAAGTCCCTACTTCAAATGTTGAACATCCCTCGGTTGCACAGACATCATTTGAGCTTGAGAAACCGAAACGCAGCAGCTTCCGCAAATTTTCAACAAGCCAATCTGCAGAACTACCACCACCACCACCAGAGACTCCTCAAGTTGATCTAGAGAAAGTGAAACGTGGGTTGAGGAAAGTGCATAATCCTGTAGTTGAGAGCTCTATCCAACCTCAAGGAGTTACACAGAAGGAGATTGAGAAGCCATCTCCAGCTTTAGAAGAACCTGTGAATAATGCCTTTGATGTGGAGAGAACAGATGAAATGTCTCAGCCTGAGGAGTTGAAACACATTCATGAACCATTGGTAACCAATGAAACACTTGACTCCACATTGGTCAGCCAAATCGAAGAAAATGTGATGGTTGAGGAAAAGGAGGATGTGAAAGAAGAGAGAACTCCCAAACAAAACAACAAGGAGAATCCAGCTAGGAAGGAGCATAAAAGATCAGGGAAGAAGGATTCTCCGGTTACTACTACTGCTACTACTCCAACCACTGAGTGTCAAGAGAGTAGTAATGTGAATCAGAACAGTAGCCCGGGCCTACCAAGCTATATGCAAGCGACTAAATCTGCAAAAGCAAAGTTGAGGTTACAAGGCTCTTCTTCCCCTAAGCAACAAGTGACTGAGAAAGCCACTAGACGTTACTCGCTACCATCTTCAGGTAACAACGCAAGAGTCACTTCTGATTCTCCTAAGACAACAAGAGTCTCAAACTCTATTGGCAAAACTGGGAAGAAGACCGAGAAACCTCTTCTCAACG GGAAGATAACTCCGGTAGAGTGGAAAAGATGA